CCtattttgttttgcaaaatataaTTCCGCGGGAGGGATTTTGCTAAAATGTGGTATTGAACATGATGTTTAAGATTATTAGATACTATATGCGGTCGTGTGCTACTGAAAACGTGAAACCCGGACATGATGGGAAAAACCTCACACTTGCTGGTGAAATTCAAATGTAAAAAGTCAATCTTAGGAGAATAACttgttttctgaaaatttgaacaaaaaattcaaaaagttcAGAAATAAATCTATTTGATAGTAGAGATAGAAACACGCACGCGCTGGCAAACAAGAATTGAACAGACAGATAATATCCCGTATACTCGGATATCAATTTTAAACTCCGTTGCCACCAATTCCTGTCGGCTGAATGTTTGCTCATGTGTGACCTCAGTTCTGCCATATGTTTGCTTTATTTTCGGTTTGTTGACGCTCTTCTAACAAATTCAACGTAAAATGGCTCCTAAAGGGAAGCAAGGAACGAAAGGGCAAAAGCAAATCAAGCAAGAAAATGAGTCAACGTTACAATTTTACAGTTACATTGCTGGAGGCTCCTATATAccagttgttttatttaaatttttgtggAATTCAGAAGGAATGGGATATACGGATTGGGcacttttaattttttccaCCATCGTATTAGCAGCATGCATAAAAGTCATGCAGTCAATGGCAAAAAGCAATTTAGATCTGAGTATGTATCAAGGTATGGGCGAACACTTGAAGGATATACTCATTGTCACTGCTGTTTGCCAGATGTTGGGGTctttttcaaactatttttgGCTTTTATGGCTGATAATACCAATTGTGGCTTTCTATAAGCTTTGGGTTAGCGTTTTGTCACCATGGTTTTTCCAAGAGGCTGAAGAACCAActgaaaaacaaaagaaaaaactggagaAAAAGATGATGAGGCGACAATAAGATTTATATATCAGATATCATGAGAACTATTTTAGGCAATCTCTCTTCTGGTTCCTTATCAAACTGGTCTCAAATTAAAGCATTACCTAATTATTGGTTGCTATCTATTCTAACTCAAGAATGATGTAACAAACATGTCTGGAACAGTCGTCCAGTTTGATATTTAAGAATTTTTATGCTTCCacgaatgatatatatattgaataatttatttgatGGTGGCTTTTGAAATGGGAATCGGGTGACATGCAATAGGATTACAGTTGTTTATGGGACTGAAgcaattaaatattatatatttattgaattgaaaattattgtGCTGCATCGTCCAATTGAGAAACAAATTTTTGCCTCTTTTCTACATACAATTACTTTGAGATGAAAGATTGAGCATCTTACATGAATACCTTCTGCATCACCAGTCAAATTTCCTTTCATGTGCTTACACATACAACGAGCACTGTTTTATTAACCCTTGATTCAATTCACCAATAAACCCGATGCCTCCGAATAATTATAGGCACTGAATGTAGTTGAATTTTTTCTATGTTGGTTTAAATTATAGTTTTGTGTGTGTAATTATCATCACCCAAGCATACGTTGTTCTCCTTTAGTATCGCCTATCCTCCTGAGACTGACTTACATTCATGAAAGTATCTATCATCTTAcgattaaattattaaatactTTTCGATTTGCAATGATGtagattttaataaatattttattgtgttgAAAAATACGAGAATTTTGTGTTTTGATATTAGGTACTGACTGCGCAGAGCACACAAATGCGGTATGCCTCTGTTGatcatgtttcatttttatgcTTAATATGTAAGTGCAACACCACGCTCGGTCTCAGAAGTGCTGTCATATCATTAGGAAACAAGTTTTTGTAGATACACTTTCAAGATGTTGACTTCTTAGGAGACTTCTGTAAATAATGGTAGTTGGGTAAAATCTTTCTCAAGTAATCAAGCTGCTGGTGCTGAGgctgaaaaaaacaaaagagcTCTGGTTAAAGTTGACCAGGtgtcccgtagtatgtgtaccaggttagaactaggccataatttttatactgattttccttattttagtcctattacgagttcggggactgtctgtgttaaccaagtgaatataccccctgcccacaggCTTCCGTCACTTTActaaacttgatgtaaagtaggcgaacatattggtacacatacttttgaaGTGCTGAATTGTcatcataaaaataatgtttcttTTTGAGCCTAATCAATAAAGGGCATCGTACAAAGTTTTATCATGTGCCCTATGCAATAATGGAGCAGCTGAACAGGAGCGATGGATGTACTCTATATGTTTATACTGACCTGAGGATGTTCATTCAAACGTCTTCTTAAATAATCTTCTCCACAAATTAAGGTGTTTTCAGGTAAAATTTCGTTAGTGTTGACTTCACAAAGTGCACCAATCACACATCCATTTGTCAATTTAGTGTACGGACCAACCTTagctaaaacaaaaacacataaaaactcAAGCTCTGGgatattctgtattttatttcaatcaatcAGTAGTTACCTTTTGATTCTATAATATTATTGTCTCCAACAGCTTTTGTCTCGCAaactataaaaacaaataagagATTATGGAAAACTTGACAATAATGGAATTTTTCTGAAGTGGGATATCATATTAGTAAAGTGATAAGAGCTTGCTGGAAtgtgagagagagagagaaagatttattttgtcaaccaaaaacaaacagtcatcaatacgaaaaaaatacataacacaaataaaattgctttggtATTGACGGGAGGGAGTGATACGACCATGAGGCCATCGAGGTCAACTCCCATCCTATTTGCTGCTGGAGCTAGAAACAACTTTTCTATGCTTGCTTCTTTTCTAACTAAATCCTAAATGacaaaaaatgtatattttattaataaatgaaaGACAAATACTGGTATACCTGACCCAActtcaaatacattataattTCCTATAATGAGTGGTTGTCCTTCTGTCTCTCCTGGTATATTTCTGGGAAAAAAATTtgcaagttaaaaaaaaatgactacATATAATGACTATTAAAGACAACTGACAAGTATTCATATAAAGAGTTATATATGACACAATTGAATAACAGACTAAGAAACATGAGAAATGTAGTTGCGACATTCATTTCccttcattaaaaaaatatataattttcaaacACCTCTGCTCTAACTTGACTTCAGAAACAATCTCCATGAAATCAAGTAGaataaataatttgataaatacTTGTTAATTATAAGTGACTGTTCCTCAATGAGATTTCCTTCTCCAATTATAATTGGCCCATCTTGCGCACATATTCGAGCTTTTGGATGGATTATTGTCTTGGAGCCAATCGTAACATCACCCTTGATTTCAGCATTCACACATACGACAGTGTCTGGggcaattttcaataatttatctAGAAATAATGCAAAATCAACCGGtggtggtgtggctcatcgtgctaagcgttgggaattccatgcggggatgattatgtgcaagaggattgctgaactcctcgccgccgtaaggtggttcatgtaaccgctggtcggttacggcttccaccACCATCAAGTCCTGCTTGATGAACAaatgactaactaatcccataccagatatggaatggtaaccggacgagaggccgtgattcgccataCTGCCATATGGTTATATGGTTAGGCCGTCTTATTGGCCTTCCTCTTCCCCGGGCTGAATATGTAAATCTAGTGGTGGGATTACAggattaaattttttgtcaatggttccatcacaaaagtcatatttttcaccaagttctgttacaaaaagtcattgacagtaaccagtaatgctaaccggttcgctgatctcataaaattcaatgagacggttctatagaaccggtgcgaaccgacTGAATCCCACCACAGTCTGACGTCTGTACGTGTCTGAAGTGTAAATCCAGAAATCCTATACTAATATCCTTTCTTTTGGTGCGGTCCATCATGCTAAGGCtgtaagtgttaggaatacgctcgccactgtaCATTTGATTACTTAATAAGTAAGCACAATccaataaaactttttttttttatagttccAAAAAGTGGATTattcattaaataaataaaatattaataaataaagacaTAAAGTAAACAAACATATATATCAATATCATCATGATAGTTCCATCAGGCacatatttttcatataatcCATAGTTCCATTCAtttgtttgttgttttcaatACAAGTTATTTCAGTTATGTAGTATATCCAATAAAACCTACCAGCTTCCGGCATCTTGGAAAAACCAACGCTGCAATGGCTGAATCGCAAACCAATCAGAAGTTTACTGGAATCAATATGCAGTACagaatatcaaattacattttcaacTCAAGTTGCTCTTCCTTTAAAGCTACGCATCAGCGACGATGATATGTGAAAACTCATACAATAAGTTTGGATTGAAATATACgtgtatttgaataaatttaggtttgaataatataaataacatatatatgaatgtttaaatttatctaaaataaggTTTTACTTGAAGTTCGAGCAacaaatattcttttgaattgaactaaatttCAGTTGTTTATAACTCAATGAATCAAGATGAAAATAGCAACCTTGAAGGTTGCATCATGTTAAATTAACACTTTGAAACTTTTTGgtacatattttgtttttaattcatTCATATTTCTTAATTGTAGGTTTTTAGTTTAGGtgtttgagaatatttttacTCGCCAGCAACTTCCTTTAAAATTCCGGTATGAAATATGGAATAAcgtttgatgacgtcatcggatGAAGCAGTGAAATACGTGTACCCCGCCTTGCGCGTGAGTCGCTCCTTTCagtgtttaatttattgcgTAATTTTGGTTATTTCGCGTTTGTCGTTTGGTAAATTTTGTAGTAAAAGGTATTTCTTAGTACTACAATGAATAATTGGTAGGTATTAAGTGTCTGAATGGCCTATTTGATGGAAATATTTCAACTCGTACCGGTATCTGTTATCGGTAACCACAGCGATTTCTGTCGTTGACTGGCATAGTCCGTTAGTTCAATAGTCAGATAGTCGGGTTTCTCTAGTGTCTACTGTCTATTAGATCTTTATAGGTTTTAGTGCCTGTTTTTGCTGCCCAAGTCGACACTGCGACAAGATGAAAATATTCTGATCTTAGTGCTGTAGTGGTACGGTAGTGAAAATCTACTCTAATCTGTATATTTACTTGTATTATGGTACGAAGTATCCATAACTGAATAGAGTCTTTTAATGGAAGTTTATAGTCTACCGGTACCGCTTTCTTCAACATCTGAAGTGACGCTGTTTTATTAGTTCCATCGAATTCCTATTGGATTAGTGGTATAAAATCAAATTGCTGTTTTGAATACAAATTAAACGCCAACTTCAGAACTTTTTGAAGAGTAAATATTCTCTAATGTCAGACCCAACGTTGTAGAATTCATTACCCATATAcatttgctttatttttttgtcatattCAGCATATAAGACCAACTTGTGAAacttaaatttcatttgacgattgtttgacgtcatctgctgcTGAACTCAGCAAAcacggtgtcgctgacacgatgttTGCGGCCCCGCATCAATTGTGGAAATATTGTACGTCTCTTTATTTCAATTGAACTTTTTGTTACCGTTTTTTTTATTACTCATGTCGGTACAATATTTCATGTACGAGTAGTACGACGGAAATTAAAA
The genomic region above belongs to Styela clava chromosome 13, kaStyClav1.hap1.2, whole genome shotgun sequence and contains:
- the LOC120332167 gene encoding transmembrane protein 208-like, which codes for MAPKGKQGTKGQKQIKQENESTLQFYSYIAGGSYIPVVLFKFLWNSEGMGYTDWALLIFSTIVLAACIKVMQSMAKSNLDLSMYQGMGEHLKDILIVTAVCQMLGSFSNYFWLLWLIIPIVAFYKLWVSVLSPWFFQEAEEPTEKQKKKLEKKMMRRQ
- the LOC120332165 gene encoding dynactin subunit 6-like; this translates as MPEADKLLKIAPDTVVCVNAEIKGDVTIGSKTIIHPKARICAQDGPIIIGEGNLIEEQSLIINKNIPGETEGQPLIIGNYNVFEVGSVCETKAVGDNNIIESKAKVGPYTKLTNGCVIGALCEVNTNEILPENTLICGEDYLRRRLNEHPQPQHQQLDYLRKILPNYHYLQKSPKKSTS